The following proteins are co-located in the Desulfoscipio sp. XC116 genome:
- a CDS encoding DUF4956 domain-containing protein: protein MKFNFNDIFNTNFLEKVSGFSFTDAILAITAAFLVSMFIYLVYKKTFGGVMYSRAFNISLVLLTMLTTLVILAITSNVIIALGMVGALSIVRFRTPIKDPMDLVFLFWSIVTGIVIGAGLIPLAVLGSVIIGIILIAFVSRNVIETPYIVIINCADESAEGSAVDLMKKVFSKYRVKSKTITAEKGIELVYEIRLKNRETEFINQLSAIPGITNSALVSFNGEYAS, encoded by the coding sequence ATGAAATTCAACTTTAACGATATTTTTAACACTAATTTTCTGGAAAAGGTATCCGGTTTTTCTTTCACCGATGCGATTCTGGCCATAACAGCCGCTTTCCTGGTAAGCATGTTCATATACCTCGTTTACAAGAAGACTTTTGGCGGTGTAATGTATTCACGGGCATTCAATATCTCGCTTGTGCTGCTGACCATGCTGACCACCTTGGTTATTCTGGCCATTACCTCCAATGTAATCATCGCTCTGGGCATGGTGGGCGCACTGTCCATCGTTCGCTTCCGCACCCCTATTAAGGATCCGATGGATCTAGTGTTTTTGTTTTGGTCCATAGTTACAGGTATAGTCATTGGCGCCGGCCTGATACCCCTGGCCGTGCTGGGCTCGGTAATTATCGGCATTATACTTATCGCCTTTGTCAGCCGGAATGTGATTGAAACACCCTACATTGTGATCATCAACTGCGCGGACGAAAGCGCTGAAGGCAGTGCCGTGGACCTCATGAAAAAAGTATTCTCCAAATACCGCGTAAAGTCTAAAACCATTACCGCGGAAAAAGGTATTGAGCTGGTATATGAGATACGCTTAAAGAACAGGGAGACAGAGTTTATTAACCAGCTGTCGGCCATACCAGGCATTACAAACTCCGCTCTGGTAAGCTTTAACGGAGAATACGCATCCTAA
- a CDS encoding polyphosphate polymerase domain-containing protein — MTGLKYRNELKHIVTMADALVTRSRLSCMLRTDKNAGPNGGYHIRSLYFDTPEDKALFEKMEGLPIKEKFRIRFYNHNHGFIRLEKKVKHYSKTAKLSTTLTKGEVQDILGGSITFLKKSGQPLLREFYLKLRTERLEPKTIVDYMREAYHYPAGNVRVTMDSSVRTSISSTDLFDADLPNATALDSGLCILEVKYDGFLPEFIQDIVQLNNCTSTAFSKYAACRLYNTSIRGIM; from the coding sequence ATGACTGGCTTAAAATACCGCAATGAGTTAAAACACATCGTTACTATGGCGGATGCGCTGGTGACCAGAAGCAGACTATCCTGCATGCTGCGTACCGATAAAAACGCCGGGCCCAACGGCGGATATCATATCCGCAGTTTGTATTTCGATACTCCGGAGGATAAGGCCCTCTTTGAAAAGATGGAAGGGCTGCCGATAAAAGAAAAATTCCGCATTCGCTTCTACAATCACAATCACGGCTTTATTCGGTTGGAAAAAAAAGTAAAACACTACAGCAAAACCGCCAAACTTAGCACAACTTTAACCAAAGGTGAGGTGCAGGATATTCTCGGCGGCAGTATCACTTTCCTGAAAAAGTCGGGTCAGCCGCTGTTGCGGGAGTTTTACCTGAAGCTGAGAACGGAAAGGCTGGAGCCCAAGACGATAGTGGATTATATGCGGGAGGCTTACCATTACCCGGCCGGCAATGTAAGGGTGACCATGGACAGCAGTGTCAGAACGTCCATAAGTTCCACCGACCTATTTGATGCCGACCTGCCAAACGCAACGGCCCTGGATTCCGGCCTATGCATTCTTGAGGTTAAGTACGACGGTTTTTTACCTGAGTTTATCCAAGACATTGTGCAGCTGAATAACTGCACCTCAACCGCGTTTTCCAAATATGCGGCCTGCCGCCTGTATAATACATCCATCCGAGGCATTATGTAA
- a CDS encoding ABC transporter substrate-binding protein: MGKIQKTTIALFLITALLISLTGCGASVKAGSFTGTATGYHGHLGVTTEIGEDGKITDITVDKNNETEGIGTVAMEKIPQRIIEAQSLGVDAISGATLTSNGIINAVADALKVAGADPAKYGYVPPPEEEKATAVAINKDAMPVKQEITSSVTVTDAKGREVAIDLPVSSYAISTMDVIDYIIPLKGEDAFNMLAASGQDGGNGIQKYEKLYTSTVGNYMEHVGQISEHNAPFDLEMILAMDPDVLIVNSAMSAHKYALEIEDQLKEAGIPIVLVNVPGKKLDKSVQQTMKLLGQIFQENEKAAEVSAFIDEQYALIASQNLSQRKDKPTVYYEKSGYSEIYGSTATSVSGWGLPISIAGGENIADALLLDSAASGGSGNQLDPEYVLEADPDYIILSGVNDGWLDCIKETKKCKYDIVSRPGWNNLTAVKNGDLYEFAHATSRSIYAFYPCLKMAKIFYPEEFAEVNPDAVLDEFFNRFMLLDSDITTWFYSLEDSK, encoded by the coding sequence ATGGGAAAAATTCAGAAAACAACTATTGCTTTATTTCTGATTACGGCATTGCTTATCTCCCTCACCGGGTGTGGCGCATCAGTAAAAGCGGGAAGCTTTACGGGCACGGCGACAGGCTATCACGGACACCTTGGCGTAACAACCGAAATCGGTGAAGACGGAAAAATTACCGATATCACCGTAGACAAGAATAACGAAACGGAAGGTATCGGAACTGTTGCTATGGAGAAAATTCCCCAACGTATTATTGAAGCACAGTCTTTGGGTGTAGATGCCATTTCCGGCGCCACCCTTACAAGCAACGGTATCATCAATGCCGTTGCCGATGCATTGAAGGTTGCCGGCGCGGACCCTGCAAAATACGGATATGTTCCCCCGCCTGAAGAAGAGAAAGCGACAGCTGTAGCAATAAATAAAGATGCCATGCCCGTAAAACAGGAAATCACAAGCTCCGTAACGGTAACGGATGCCAAAGGCAGGGAAGTTGCCATTGACCTGCCGGTTTCCTCCTATGCGATAAGTACCATGGATGTTATTGACTATATCATACCCCTGAAAGGTGAAGACGCCTTTAACATGCTGGCAGCTTCCGGACAGGACGGCGGCAACGGCATACAAAAATATGAAAAGCTGTACACGTCCACCGTGGGGAACTATATGGAACATGTGGGCCAGATATCCGAACATAACGCTCCTTTTGACCTGGAGATGATTTTGGCCATGGATCCGGATGTTCTCATCGTCAATTCGGCCATGTCCGCCCATAAATATGCGCTGGAAATAGAAGACCAGCTGAAAGAAGCGGGAATTCCCATCGTTTTGGTCAATGTTCCAGGTAAAAAATTGGATAAATCAGTTCAGCAGACCATGAAACTGCTCGGCCAGATATTCCAGGAGAATGAAAAGGCCGCGGAAGTATCGGCTTTCATTGACGAACAATATGCCTTGATCGCTTCCCAAAACCTTTCCCAGCGTAAAGACAAGCCGACGGTATACTACGAAAAATCGGGGTATTCTGAAATCTATGGATCCACAGCAACCAGTGTTTCAGGCTGGGGGTTGCCCATCAGCATTGCCGGCGGAGAAAATATTGCCGACGCGCTTCTTTTGGACAGCGCGGCCTCCGGCGGGAGCGGCAATCAACTTGACCCCGAATATGTGCTTGAAGCCGATCCCGATTACATCATCCTCAGCGGCGTCAACGACGGCTGGCTGGATTGTATCAAAGAAACGAAAAAATGCAAATATGACATTGTTAGCCGGCCCGGCTGGAATAATCTGACGGCCGTCAAAAATGGCGATCTGTACGAATTTGCCCACGCGACAAGCCGCTCTATCTACGCCTTCTATCCCTGTTTGAAAATGGCCAAGATATTCTATCCGGAAGAATTTGCGGAAGTTAATCCGGATGCGGTTCTGGACGAGTTCTTTAACCGGTTTATGCTCCTTGACAGCGATATTACCACTTGGTTCTACAGCCTTGAAGACAGCAAGTAA
- a CDS encoding iron ABC transporter permease translates to MKFQTRHEQNANRKLYNSLIKKRIVLIAVIFAGLVLLLLMNISIGSSSITIREILRVLFTGEGTGHNPMIIMDIRLPMALMAVVVGAALGIGGCEIQTILRNPIASPFTLGISAAASFGAAMGLILNAGLFHVPDTLAVTVNAFAFSLLVAVAIYTFSRQKHIGKTAIILFGIALNFLFNALTMILQYIADEDELQSLIFWTFGSLLKTTWSKFFIVFIVLALCFLIMFKDAWKLTAMTLDDTKAKSLGVDVAKVRRKVIFVTSLLSAVAVCFVGTIGFVGLIAPHIARQLVGEDQRFFMPLSALTGAFIMSFAFVVSKIIIKGVILPIGLVTAVIGIPFFITIIFSKMRSMQ, encoded by the coding sequence ATGAAATTCCAAACAAGGCATGAACAAAACGCAAACCGAAAACTGTATAACAGTCTAATTAAAAAAAGGATTGTATTAATCGCAGTAATCTTTGCCGGCTTGGTCCTTTTGCTATTAATGAATATTTCAATCGGTTCCTCTTCCATAACCATCCGGGAAATATTAAGAGTCTTGTTTACGGGCGAAGGGACCGGGCATAATCCCATGATCATCATGGATATTCGCTTGCCCATGGCTCTTATGGCGGTTGTTGTCGGAGCGGCGTTAGGTATCGGCGGCTGTGAAATTCAAACCATACTGCGCAATCCGATAGCGAGTCCATTTACACTGGGCATATCCGCCGCAGCTTCATTCGGGGCGGCTATGGGACTGATATTGAACGCCGGCCTGTTTCATGTGCCGGATACGCTGGCCGTGACGGTAAATGCCTTCGCCTTTTCACTCCTGGTGGCCGTAGCTATATACACATTCTCACGCCAGAAGCACATCGGCAAAACAGCAATTATCTTATTCGGTATCGCGCTGAACTTCCTTTTTAACGCTCTCACCATGATCTTGCAATACATTGCCGATGAAGATGAACTGCAAAGCTTGATTTTCTGGACCTTTGGCAGCCTGCTGAAAACCACGTGGAGTAAATTTTTCATCGTCTTTATTGTACTTGCGCTGTGTTTCCTGATTATGTTCAAAGATGCGTGGAAGCTAACCGCCATGACCCTGGACGACACCAAAGCAAAAAGTCTGGGCGTTGATGTTGCTAAAGTAAGAAGGAAGGTCATTTTTGTGACCTCCCTGCTTTCCGCCGTAGCTGTCTGCTTTGTAGGGACGATTGGATTCGTAGGGCTTATAGCCCCTCATATCGCCCGTCAGTTAGTGGGTGAAGATCAACGGTTTTTTATGCCCCTCTCGGCATTAACGGGAGCTTTTATCATGTCGTTTGCTTTTGTCGTAAGCAAGATTATTATAAAAGGAGTCATTCTGCCCATAGGCTTGGTAACGGCTGTAATCGGAATTCCGTTTTTTATTACCATCATATTCAGTAAAATGAGGAGTATGCAATGA
- a CDS encoding ABC transporter ATP-binding protein — MITVNNLSFSYNKSKRSHKVFDNLNLTFAKGLNVILGPNGAGKSTLIKSIFGLLHYQGNILYSHESITAMDTEDKIKLMSYLPQMDVEISTLTVLEMVILGRLPELGHKVSDEDLNIVMDTLESLNIAALATRNFSELSGGQKKLVFIAQTLVRKPKIILLDEPVNSLDLQKQLELCQLLQKIVDTQNVDIIVALHDINLAARYARHIVVMNENGSLYNSGLPGEVITMRMLEEVYGVVANVTHDEKGIPIVSPVCSVRKV, encoded by the coding sequence ATGATTACAGTAAATAACCTGAGCTTTTCCTATAATAAAAGCAAAAGATCTCATAAGGTATTTGATAATTTAAACCTTACTTTTGCCAAAGGCCTCAATGTAATTCTCGGCCCCAACGGAGCGGGAAAATCCACACTGATTAAATCCATTTTCGGATTACTGCATTATCAAGGAAACATATTATACAGCCATGAAAGCATCACTGCCATGGATACGGAAGACAAGATAAAACTCATGTCATATTTACCGCAAATGGATGTGGAGATATCCACACTCACCGTTTTGGAAATGGTTATTCTGGGGAGATTGCCCGAACTCGGCCATAAAGTATCGGATGAAGACTTGAATATCGTTATGGATACGCTGGAATCACTAAATATCGCCGCGCTAGCCACTCGTAACTTCAGCGAATTAAGCGGAGGGCAAAAAAAATTGGTTTTTATTGCCCAAACCCTGGTGCGAAAGCCGAAAATTATTTTACTGGACGAACCCGTAAATTCCCTTGATTTGCAGAAACAATTGGAACTGTGCCAGCTTCTGCAAAAGATCGTGGATACACAAAACGTGGATATTATTGTTGCCCTGCACGACATCAACCTTGCGGCAAGGTATGCCCGGCATATCGTGGTTATGAATGAAAACGGCTCGCTTTATAATTCGGGCCTGCCGGGTGAAGTCATTACTATGCGTATGCTGGAAGAAGTGTACGGCGTGGTTGCGAATGTAACGCATGATGAAAAAGGAATCCCCATCGTCTCACCGGTTTGTTCCGTACGCAAGGTATGA
- a CDS encoding cytochrome c3 family protein: MRRKSLRERFLTKRNLIILAAAVSIAGAGGAAVLRAGENPSFCTSCHIIKPYYESWNEGSLLDHKHAQQDVNCRECHSRSILDKAQEGFNYMIGNYTLPLESETGGRDFCLECHSEEGAGTGWDEIKAATNYERYNPHDSHEGEQKCNLCHKMHQPSQFVCTQCHSLSWTDGLDESWECSR; this comes from the coding sequence GTGCGGCGCAAGAGTCTTCGCGAAAGGTTCCTAACCAAAAGAAACTTAATCATTCTGGCGGCGGCGGTATCTATCGCGGGAGCCGGCGGCGCGGCTGTGTTGAGAGCCGGTGAAAACCCTTCTTTCTGCACCAGCTGTCATATTATTAAACCATATTACGAGTCATGGAACGAAGGATCATTATTAGATCACAAGCATGCCCAGCAAGATGTAAACTGTCGGGAGTGTCATAGCCGCTCCATTCTCGACAAGGCGCAAGAAGGTTTTAATTATATGATCGGAAACTATACCCTGCCTCTGGAAAGCGAAACAGGCGGGCGGGATTTCTGTTTGGAATGCCATTCTGAAGAAGGGGCCGGCACCGGCTGGGACGAGATAAAGGCGGCCACAAATTATGAGCGCTACAATCCGCATGATTCACATGAGGGCGAACAGAAATGCAATCTGTGTCACAAGATGCACCAGCCTTCCCAGTTTGTCTGTACCCAATGTCACAGTTTAAGCTGGACTGACGGACTGGATGAAAGCTGGGAGTGTTCCCGCTAG
- a CDS encoding cytochrome c biogenesis protein ResB, which yields MGAMRRIYKFISSMQTGLSLLFMIGVASAAGASLLPGTFFKAPLFRLLLLLLLLNMIFCTVNRLQSTYRILLKRPSRVWLRQTGTLLLHLGIILVLLGGAMYAVRGQDSRIQLFAGDRLDISQVLDIKHPFTVRLNKFRIDFNKDGSPSQYISEVSVLEHGRKIKDVPISVNNPLHHAGVKVYQGSFGYSIKAKYTDKSGARQTGRFMAGDLLEPANTNRVVKIYRYIPHFNPVYGIDSVTMRPDNPHIIFSVYEGDKLLGIGAAKFGEPACIDEDVYLVFSGVEPYTILQVKSDPGLPLAMVGGMVLMLGICLAIPAAPVKRNLVVNDL from the coding sequence ATGGGCGCCATGCGGCGGATATACAAATTCATTTCCTCCATGCAAACCGGACTGTCCTTATTGTTTATGATAGGCGTGGCTTCGGCGGCAGGCGCCTCTCTATTGCCGGGCACCTTTTTTAAAGCGCCGCTTTTCAGGCTGCTGTTGCTTTTGCTGCTGTTGAATATGATTTTTTGTACCGTCAACCGTCTGCAAAGCACTTATCGCATACTGTTAAAAAGGCCCTCCCGGGTCTGGTTGCGGCAGACGGGTACTCTGCTTTTGCATCTGGGAATAATATTGGTCCTGCTGGGAGGCGCGATGTATGCTGTCCGTGGACAGGATAGCCGCATCCAACTGTTTGCCGGCGACCGGTTGGATATATCCCAGGTGCTTGATATTAAGCATCCTTTTACCGTGCGGCTCAACAAGTTCAGGATCGATTTCAACAAGGACGGCTCTCCATCCCAATATATATCCGAGGTCAGCGTGTTGGAGCACGGACGGAAGATTAAAGATGTGCCCATCAGCGTAAACAATCCTTTGCACCATGCCGGCGTCAAGGTTTATCAAGGCAGTTTCGGCTATTCGATAAAAGCAAAATATACTGATAAAAGCGGAGCCCGGCAGACAGGCCGCTTCATGGCAGGCGATCTTTTGGAACCGGCCAATACCAACCGGGTGGTCAAAATATATCGCTATATACCGCATTTTAATCCGGTCTATGGCATAGACTCGGTGACTATGCGTCCCGACAACCCGCATATTATATTTTCGGTCTATGAGGGCGATAAGCTGCTGGGAATCGGGGCGGCCAAATTCGGCGAACCTGCTTGTATTGATGAGGATGTGTATCTGGTTTTCAGCGGCGTGGAGCCTTATACCATACTTCAGGTTAAATCCGATCCCGGACTGCCCCTGGCAATGGTTGGCGGGATGGTTCTCATGCTGGGGATATGCCTGGCTATCCCGGCCGCCCCGGTCAAAAGAAACTTGGTTGTGAACGACCTTTAG
- the ccsA gene encoding cytochrome c biogenesis protein CcsA, producing the protein MKAMLAILVHVVAFSYWAAALLYFGGLKKERLLKAAFALAGMGCIFHLAVLAVRTLLAGMLPLTNGLEFLLSFTWFTVFMYLLFTFRCRINTSGGVVMLFAAMLVSSAVVFMKDRLGAVAPLAPALQSPWLTVHVVTAAAAYAAFTLAAGLAVMQFFKAGHAIRDEHLNLLVGGGFALLSLSIVLGAAWAEQAWGRYWSWDPKETWALVTWIIYALYLHLHRSREWPGNHARLMVIAGFVLVLFTFFGVNYWLPGLHSYA; encoded by the coding sequence ATGAAAGCAATGCTGGCAATTTTAGTTCATGTGGTGGCTTTTTCCTATTGGGCGGCGGCCCTGCTTTACTTCGGGGGATTAAAGAAGGAGCGGTTGCTGAAGGCGGCTTTTGCCCTGGCAGGCATGGGATGTATATTCCATCTCGCGGTTCTGGCTGTTAGAACGTTGCTGGCCGGCATGCTTCCCTTGACTAACGGGCTGGAATTTTTGTTAAGCTTTACCTGGTTTACGGTTTTCATGTACTTGCTATTCACGTTCCGTTGTCGGATTAATACTTCCGGCGGGGTGGTGATGCTTTTCGCCGCTATGCTGGTATCTTCGGCGGTGGTGTTTATGAAAGACCGGCTGGGCGCGGTTGCTCCTCTGGCGCCGGCTTTGCAAAGTCCCTGGTTAACGGTTCATGTTGTTACCGCGGCGGCGGCCTATGCTGCTTTTACCCTGGCCGCCGGACTGGCGGTGATGCAATTTTTTAAAGCGGGCCACGCGATCAGGGATGAGCACCTTAATCTGTTGGTGGGCGGCGGATTTGCTCTGCTGTCTTTATCCATCGTGCTGGGTGCCGCCTGGGCGGAACAGGCCTGGGGCAGATACTGGTCCTGGGACCCCAAGGAAACCTGGGCTCTGGTAACCTGGATCATCTACGCTCTCTACCTGCATCTGCACCGCAGCCGGGAATGGCCGGGCAATCATGCCCGTTTGATGGTCATAGCCGGTTTTGTCCTGGTGCTGTTTACCTTTTTCGGCGTCAACTATTGGCTGCCCGGCTTGCACAGCTATGCTTGA
- a CDS encoding response regulator transcription factor, which yields MIRVLLIDDHEMVRMGLAAYLATDEEIEVIGEASDGAEGVRLASSLRPDVILMDLVMEGMDGIEATRRVIKENPEARIIVLTSFIDDETVYPVIEAGAMSYILKTARAPKIAEAIRAAYKGESILEAKVTGKMIQRMRAADRKLPHEDLTDRELDVLRLIGEGKNNQEIADALIIGIKTVKTHVSHILYKLGVEDRTQAAIYAHRNSLVK from the coding sequence ATGATTCGCGTTTTATTAATTGATGATCACGAAATGGTCCGCATGGGACTGGCTGCTTATCTGGCCACGGATGAGGAAATCGAAGTGATCGGCGAGGCATCGGATGGGGCGGAAGGGGTCCGGCTGGCATCGTCTTTGCGTCCCGATGTCATACTGATGGACCTGGTCATGGAAGGTATGGACGGGATCGAAGCAACACGCCGGGTTATCAAGGAGAACCCCGAGGCGCGCATCATTGTGCTCACTAGTTTTATCGACGATGAGACAGTCTATCCGGTTATCGAAGCAGGAGCGATGAGTTACATATTAAAAACAGCACGGGCACCCAAAATTGCCGAAGCCATTCGAGCAGCTTACAAAGGAGAATCAATCCTGGAGGCCAAAGTGACCGGAAAAATGATCCAGCGCATGCGCGCAGCGGACCGGAAACTGCCGCATGAAGATCTGACGGACAGGGAACTCGATGTACTGCGTCTGATTGGAGAAGGAAAGAACAATCAGGAAATCGCGGATGCTCTGATCATCGGCATTAAAACCGTTAAAACGCATGTCAGCCATATCCTGTACAAGCTTGGGGTGGAAGACCGGACCCAAGCGGCCATTTATGCCCACCGGAATTCCCTGGTCAAATAG
- a CDS encoding sensor histidine kinase encodes MNRMKLSNIQWQWIRYTIGFGMINIAVLLLLFWMVEGRRILAIVFQNVLGIPLLLVLMFIIMLLGTMLGFMAGKRMKKRLVELEEASMAYERGKFSYRVPDLGTDEIGVVGQRLNNMSSRVEEQIASMQRLSAEKAEWNETLKQAAVTAERQRLARELHDAVSQQLFAISMMTSAVQKTIKQQPQKAAGQMAMIEEMAGIAQSEMRALLLHLRPAHLEGKGLKEGIEDLLQELEQKHDLLIKWSVEPLPQMAKGIEDHLFRIIQEAISNVLRHAKAKTVQLNLAVVQNQIRMKIQDDGIGFSSGQDKHSSYGLRTMYERVNEIGGVLDVFSWPQKGTQIDVKVPLVQLKEEDNT; translated from the coding sequence ATGAATCGCATGAAACTGTCCAATATCCAGTGGCAATGGATTCGATATACGATCGGATTCGGCATGATCAACATTGCAGTACTGCTATTATTATTTTGGATGGTTGAAGGACGGCGCATCTTGGCCATCGTCTTTCAAAACGTGTTGGGGATTCCATTGCTGTTGGTGCTGATGTTCATCATCATGCTGCTTGGAACGATGCTGGGCTTCATGGCCGGCAAACGCATGAAAAAAAGGCTGGTTGAGCTGGAGGAAGCTTCAATGGCCTATGAAAGAGGAAAATTTTCATATCGTGTGCCTGATTTGGGCACGGATGAGATCGGCGTTGTAGGCCAAAGGTTAAATAATATGAGCAGCCGGGTGGAAGAGCAAATTGCTTCCATGCAGCGCCTTTCAGCGGAAAAAGCGGAATGGAACGAAACGCTGAAACAAGCCGCCGTGACGGCGGAAAGGCAGCGGCTCGCACGTGAACTGCACGACGCAGTCAGCCAACAATTGTTTGCCATATCCATGATGACTTCAGCGGTACAAAAAACAATTAAACAACAACCGCAAAAAGCTGCCGGGCAGATGGCCATGATCGAGGAAATGGCAGGCATTGCCCAATCCGAAATGCGCGCTTTGCTACTGCATCTTCGCCCCGCCCATCTTGAGGGCAAAGGATTGAAGGAAGGCATTGAAGACCTGTTGCAGGAACTGGAGCAGAAACATGACCTGTTGATCAAATGGTCTGTTGAACCGCTGCCTCAAATGGCCAAAGGAATTGAGGATCATCTTTTCAGGATTATTCAGGAAGCCATATCCAATGTGCTCAGACACGCCAAAGCAAAAACAGTGCAGTTGAATTTGGCGGTTGTACAGAACCAGATCAGAATGAAAATTCAAGACGACGGCATTGGGTTCAGCTCCGGGCAAGATAAGCATTCATCGTACGGACTGCGCACCATGTACGAACGAGTCAATGAAATAGGCGGGGTATTGGATGTTTTTTCGTGGCCTCAAAAGGGAACACAAATCGATGTCAAGGTACCGCTGGTCCAATTAAAAGAGGAGGACAACACATGA
- the liaF gene encoding cell wall-active antibiotics response protein LiaF produces MKLSGRNLTGLIILGAGIVVLFGVLNLGSLGVAIVAFFFGMYLWRNDHKVGGVSLVTLGAIIFFNGFLNIDIAGIIIAVFMVYIGFRLLRHGENKEDKEEQWAEWHEDDFQENTNAEVKKVREKKQKKGKMNRKEKNHHHAHRRTWKLEDDIDEEIEKLIYKMKKTFSSASSGYSEKTHFRHTGERTDHEHSSASYRDDHPGTEERHEKQAEYDDKGNYQGKQYKQQYQEQRHSYHQEVSSLLGDFILRHRFELHDMKINNGLGDVKIDLSQAIIAHGDTTIEIFAGLGDVQLYVPYDLDVYVQAGVLIGTLDVLNFRQNGFTRRTQTKSAGYDEAAKRVNIFVTLGIGDVDVRYV; encoded by the coding sequence ATGAAACTATCAGGCCGCAATTTAACGGGTTTGATCATATTAGGCGCCGGCATTGTCGTTCTTTTCGGCGTATTAAATTTAGGTTCTTTAGGGGTTGCGATTGTCGCGTTTTTTTTCGGCATGTATTTATGGCGCAACGACCATAAAGTTGGAGGTGTCTCACTTGTAACCCTGGGGGCCATCATTTTTTTCAACGGCTTTTTGAATATTGATATCGCCGGAATTATTATAGCTGTTTTCATGGTCTACATTGGGTTTCGATTGCTGCGCCATGGTGAAAACAAGGAGGATAAAGAGGAACAATGGGCAGAATGGCATGAAGATGATTTCCAGGAAAACACGAATGCGGAAGTTAAAAAGGTTAGGGAGAAGAAACAAAAGAAAGGAAAAATGAATAGAAAAGAGAAAAACCATCATCATGCGCACCGGAGAACCTGGAAACTGGAAGACGACATTGACGAAGAGATCGAAAAATTAATTTATAAAATGAAGAAAACTTTTTCTTCCGCATCCAGCGGATATTCCGAAAAAACACACTTCCGGCATACCGGGGAGAGAACAGATCATGAGCACAGCTCCGCAAGTTACCGGGACGATCATCCGGGAACAGAGGAGCGGCACGAAAAACAGGCGGAATATGACGATAAAGGTAATTACCAGGGGAAACAATATAAGCAACAGTATCAAGAACAACGGCATTCTTACCACCAGGAAGTGTCCAGCCTATTGGGCGATTTTATTCTCCGTCATCGCTTTGAATTGCATGATATGAAAATCAACAACGGTTTGGGCGATGTAAAAATTGATCTGTCCCAGGCCATTATTGCGCACGGTGATACAACGATTGAGATATTTGCGGGATTGGGTGACGTACAATTATATGTTCCATACGACCTGGATGTTTATGTGCAAGCCGGTGTTCTGATCGGTACCCTGGATGTGTTAAATTTTAGGCAGAACGGGTTTACGAGAAGGACTCAAACCAAATCTGCCGGTTATGATGAGGCGGCCAAGCGTGTCAATATTTTTGTAACGCTTGGGATAGGCGACGTCGATGTGAGGTATGTCTGA
- a CDS encoding PspA/IM30 family protein has translation MVFKRIRDITLATIHDGLDAMESPVSMLNQYLRDLEEEIEKAQEAVVKQIMIEKKFNEYQSNARHISEKRMRQATLAVGAGEEELARRALRDKKRYADRAEQYVGMSTEAHQKVLELKEQLKEMKEKYYQLRDRKIELISRANAAKTKKRMNTVLTKFNSESALKGFKRMEERIMEWETEAEVRRVRPNESYLQQLADLEPDEEVEKELAAIKAVNAAQDQSDISGVSDFTLQKEKTQA, from the coding sequence ATGGTTTTCAAGAGAATCAGAGACATTACCCTGGCAACGATCCACGACGGGCTGGATGCAATGGAAAGTCCGGTCTCCATGTTAAATCAATATTTAAGGGATTTGGAGGAAGAAATTGAGAAAGCGCAGGAAGCCGTTGTCAAGCAAATCATGATTGAAAAGAAGTTTAACGAGTATCAAAGCAATGCCAGGCATATATCGGAAAAACGCATGCGCCAGGCAACGCTGGCCGTAGGAGCGGGTGAAGAAGAATTGGCCCGCCGGGCACTTCGCGACAAAAAGCGATATGCGGACAGAGCGGAACAGTACGTGGGAATGAGTACCGAAGCACATCAGAAAGTGCTGGAATTAAAAGAGCAGTTGAAAGAAATGAAGGAAAAATATTACCAGCTGCGTGACCGCAAGATTGAACTTATTTCCCGGGCCAACGCCGCCAAAACGAAAAAGCGAATGAACACCGTCCTGACCAAGTTTAACAGCGAAAGTGCCTTGAAAGGGTTTAAACGTATGGAAGAGCGCATTATGGAATGGGAAACAGAGGCGGAAGTACGCAGGGTGAGACCCAATGAAAGCTACCTGCAGCAGCTGGCCGATCTGGAACCGGATGAGGAAGTGGAAAAGGAGCTAGCTGCCATTAAAGCCGTTAACGCTGCGCAGGATCAGTCCGACATCTCAGGGGTAAGTGATTTTACACTGCAAAAAGAAAAAACACAAGCGTGA